The following are encoded together in the Candidatus Methylomirabilis oxygeniifera genome:
- a CDS encoding putative Uncharacterized metalloprotease yhfN (PSP23) (Evidence 3 : Function proposed based on presence of conserved amino acid motif, structural feature or limited homology) — MLPQWSLLVFLLALAGATISLERQAPGGDTPPSGPHVSFADKARQYFTAEELANGRAYARGRYLLYGVRMALTLGLFGLLTLSPLSAKIRDLSVSVAGGRVWLTIVVFGLVLALSYHAVTFPVSLYGGFLREHMFGLSRQTFAAWAWDYTKGALINVGVMLPLLMLLYGFIRWDPARWYLPVWGVVVLVTSLLAELSPILLDPLFHTFRPVQDKGLVERIRVLTDRAGVAVGPILEIDASRKTAKTNAYFTGLGPSRRIVLYDTLLTAATHEEVELVVAHELGHWRRHHTWKGMAISAVSALGALWLIARLLHAAADSGRFGFIHPADPVSLPLLLLLFLALTILTTPIQMAISRSFEREADCESLQLSGNPGAFIASEVTLARSNLADIDPPRMIVWLLYTHPPVLERIAMAEAFRAKQEQ, encoded by the coding sequence ATGTTACCGCAATGGTCACTTCTGGTGTTCTTGCTGGCGCTTGCCGGGGCGACGATTTCACTTGAACGGCAGGCGCCTGGAGGCGACACGCCGCCTTCGGGCCCGCATGTATCCTTCGCCGATAAGGCTCGACAGTATTTTACCGCTGAGGAGTTGGCTAACGGGCGGGCGTACGCCAGGGGGCGATATCTGTTGTACGGTGTGCGAATGGCGTTGACCCTTGGCCTGTTTGGGCTCCTGACCCTGAGCCCACTGTCTGCAAAGATTCGCGATCTCAGCGTCTCAGTTGCGGGCGGGCGCGTATGGCTGACCATTGTGGTGTTCGGTCTCGTGCTGGCTCTATCGTATCATGCGGTCACCTTTCCCGTCAGCCTGTACGGCGGTTTCCTTCGCGAGCATATGTTTGGGCTCTCTCGTCAGACGTTTGCCGCGTGGGCGTGGGATTACACAAAAGGGGCGCTGATCAACGTGGGAGTCATGCTCCCGCTGTTGATGCTGCTCTATGGGTTTATCAGATGGGATCCGGCCCGTTGGTATCTGCCGGTATGGGGTGTCGTCGTTCTTGTGACGAGCCTGCTTGCAGAGCTGTCTCCGATCCTTCTGGATCCGCTGTTTCATACGTTCCGACCGGTGCAGGATAAAGGATTGGTGGAGCGTATCCGCGTGTTGACGGATCGGGCGGGTGTGGCGGTAGGGCCGATCCTGGAGATCGATGCCAGCCGTAAGACTGCGAAGACCAATGCCTACTTCACAGGGCTTGGACCATCGAGGCGGATCGTTCTGTACGATACCCTGCTGACCGCCGCGACCCATGAGGAGGTAGAGCTGGTCGTGGCGCATGAACTGGGCCATTGGAGGCGACACCACACCTGGAAGGGGATGGCTATCAGTGCGGTCTCGGCGCTTGGGGCCCTGTGGCTGATCGCTCGTCTTCTTCATGCCGCGGCCGACTCCGGACGCTTCGGCTTTATTCATCCGGCTGACCCCGTATCGTTGCCGCTCCTGCTGCTCCTCTTTCTCGCCCTTACCATCCTGACGACGCCGATTCAGATGGCTATTTCGCGATCCTTCGAACGAGAAGCCGACTGCGAATCGCTTCAACTCAGTGGTAACCCCGGAGCCTTCATCGCGTCCGAGGTGACACTTGCCAGGTCGAATCTTGCAGATATCGATCCACCGCGAATGATAGTGTGGCTCCTGTATACTCACCCTCCGGTCTTGGAGCGGATCGCCATGGCTGAGGCGTTCCGAGCCAAACAAGAACAGTGA
- a CDS encoding conserved protein of unknown function (Evidence 4 : Homologs of previously reported genes of unknown function) has protein sequence MPDPGRLELAEFYFKEGYRLQANGDLHGAIAAYKRSIELYATAEAHTFLGWAYSFQGQIDEAIKECEAAIRVDPDFGNPYNDIGVYLIEKGEYDEAIPWLEKAMVAKRYEPRHYPYMNMGRVLVRKGRYDEAIRELKKALEIEPDYVAARIELHKVFGLLN, from the coding sequence ATGCCTGATCCGGGACGACTTGAGCTGGCGGAATTCTACTTCAAAGAGGGATATCGATTGCAAGCGAACGGAGATCTGCATGGCGCAATCGCGGCCTATAAGCGGTCTATCGAGCTGTATGCGACGGCCGAGGCTCATACCTTCCTGGGGTGGGCGTACAGCTTTCAGGGACAGATTGACGAGGCCATCAAGGAGTGCGAGGCTGCCATCCGGGTCGACCCTGATTTCGGCAATCCGTACAACGACATCGGTGTCTACCTGATTGAGAAGGGAGAGTATGATGAGGCGATTCCGTGGCTCGAGAAGGCCATGGTCGCGAAGCGATACGAACCTCGCCATTACCCCTACATGAATATGGGCCGAGTCCTTGTGCGGAAGGGGAGGTACGACGAGGCGATCAGAGAGCTGAAGAAGGCGCTGGAGATTGAGCCGGATTATGTTGCGGCCCGCATCGAACTGCACAAGGTGTTCGGTCTGTTGAATTGA
- a CDS encoding putative ABC transporter (permease proteine) (Evidence 3 : Function proposed based on presence of conserved amino acid motif, structural feature or limited homology; Product type pt : putative transporter), which yields MKSRLLGMIRKEFIQMWRDRFTLGMMLFMPMMVLGIIGWAINTDVKHMPTAVLDQSRTPESRDLLHAFTNSQYFNLDYHVDSYERITYLIDGGKAKVGIIFPPDYARSLKQQRVTQIQVIVDASDPLVATSAINAANAIGQVGSLRIASETLQRSAGRVTPPTPLDVRVRAWYNPDLVSAIFIIPGLLSFILMQTTITIVAMVVVRERERGTLEALIVSPLRRWELMIGKIVPNVVIAYAQMTFALVFGVWFFDIPIRGSLPLLYFLSLFFIMGTLGLGILLSTIARSQHQAMQLAYFIFVPSVYLSGVLFPIEGMPPLAKSIAYVIPLTYYVEIVRGIMLKGIGISYLWTHLLVLTAIGTVLITTSILRFHKKLG from the coding sequence ATGAAGTCGCGTCTGCTCGGTATGATCCGCAAGGAGTTTATCCAGATGTGGCGCGACCGCTTTACGCTAGGGATGATGCTGTTTATGCCGATGATGGTCCTCGGCATCATCGGCTGGGCCATCAATACCGACGTCAAGCATATGCCGACTGCTGTCCTCGATCAGTCCCGGACGCCTGAGAGTCGAGATCTCCTTCATGCGTTTACCAATTCTCAGTATTTCAACCTTGACTATCATGTAGACAGCTATGAACGGATCACATACCTCATCGACGGCGGCAAAGCGAAGGTGGGGATCATCTTTCCACCTGACTACGCCCGCTCGCTCAAGCAGCAGCGTGTCACCCAGATCCAGGTAATCGTCGACGCCTCGGACCCGCTGGTGGCGACATCGGCTATCAATGCGGCCAACGCCATCGGTCAGGTGGGTTCGCTGCGGATCGCATCGGAGACGCTGCAGCGGAGCGCCGGTCGGGTCACACCCCCGACTCCACTGGATGTCCGAGTCCGGGCCTGGTATAACCCGGACCTCGTGAGCGCCATCTTCATTATTCCGGGCTTGCTGAGCTTCATCCTGATGCAAACCACCATCACCATCGTTGCGATGGTCGTAGTACGGGAGCGTGAGCGCGGAACGCTCGAGGCGCTGATCGTCAGCCCGCTGCGCCGCTGGGAGTTGATGATCGGGAAGATTGTGCCGAATGTTGTCATCGCCTATGCGCAGATGACATTCGCCCTCGTGTTCGGCGTCTGGTTCTTTGATATTCCGATACGCGGCAGTTTGCCCCTTCTGTACTTTCTGTCTCTGTTCTTCATCATGGGGACCTTGGGTCTCGGCATCCTGTTATCCACCATCGCCAGGAGCCAGCATCAGGCCATGCAGCTCGCGTATTTCATCTTTGTTCCGTCGGTCTATCTCTCCGGCGTGCTCTTCCCGATCGAGGGAATGCCGCCCTTGGCCAAGAGCATTGCGTACGTCATTCCTCTCACCTATTATGTGGAGATTGTCCGGGGGATCATGCTGAAGGGGATCGGGATCTCGTATCTCTGGACCCATCTGCTGGTTCTAACCGCCATTGGGACTGTCCTGATTACGACCAGCATTCTCCGCTTCCACAAAAAACTCGGCTGA
- a CDS encoding putative ABC transporter (ATP-binding protein) (Evidence 3 : Function proposed based on presence of conserved amino acid motif, structural feature or limited homology; Product type pt : putative transporter) produces the protein MAESDPDSYAVLTEGLTRRFGKIVAVDHVDLRIKRGEIYGFLGPNGAGKSTTIRMLCGLLDPTEGSGNVLGYDIATEPERIKEKIGYMSQRFSLYEDLTVRENLDFYASLYSVPNGMKRARIEQMVQMADLTGRESALAAHLSGGWKQRLALGCSIIHKPELLFLDEPTAGVDPVSRRNFWDLIYRLSEEGITIVATTHYMDEAEHCDSLGFIYQGRITAQGGREEIKANALKGQVIEIECQPMREAAIFLETLLGVAEVVRFGNTIHVVTEDKSLSPTEVEARLTGEQLKVNRVEAAIPSIEDIFVSFVGLVDRRSLRAQLKRMREGGI, from the coding sequence ATGGCTGAGTCTGACCCGGACAGTTACGCCGTCCTTACCGAAGGACTGACACGGCGATTCGGCAAGATCGTTGCCGTGGACCATGTGGACTTGCGGATTAAGCGGGGCGAGATCTACGGATTCCTCGGTCCCAACGGGGCTGGGAAGTCTACGACCATTCGGATGCTGTGCGGGCTGCTGGACCCGACCGAGGGATCAGGGAATGTGTTGGGTTACGATATTGCGACGGAGCCGGAGCGGATCAAGGAAAAGATCGGCTATATGTCCCAACGGTTCAGCCTGTACGAGGATCTGACGGTCCGGGAGAACCTCGACTTTTACGCCAGTCTCTACTCGGTCCCCAACGGCATGAAGCGGGCTCGGATCGAGCAGATGGTTCAGATGGCCGACCTGACCGGACGCGAGAGCGCATTGGCAGCCCACCTGTCTGGCGGCTGGAAGCAGCGCCTGGCCTTAGGGTGCAGTATTATTCACAAGCCGGAACTGCTCTTCCTGGATGAGCCGACAGCCGGGGTCGATCCGGTCTCCCGTCGTAACTTTTGGGACTTGATCTACCGACTGTCAGAGGAAGGGATCACCATCGTGGCCACGACTCACTACATGGACGAAGCGGAGCACTGCGACAGTCTGGGATTCATCTACCAGGGTCGGATTACGGCCCAGGGAGGCCGTGAGGAGATCAAGGCGAACGCCCTGAAAGGGCAGGTGATTGAGATCGAATGCCAGCCGATGCGGGAGGCCGCGATATTCCTTGAAACACTTCTCGGCGTGGCGGAAGTCGTCCGGTTCGGGAACACGATCCACGTTGTCACGGAGGACAAGAGCCTGTCACCCACTGAGGTGGAGGCCCGCCTGACCGGTGAGCAGCTCAAGGTCAACCGAGTTGAGGCGGCGATCCCGTCGATCGAGGATATCTTTGTCTCATTCGTCGGCCTGGTCGACCGGCGCTCCCTCCGGGCGCAGCTCAAGCGAATGCGGGAGGGCGGGATATGA
- a CDS encoding Secretion protein HlyD precursor yields the protein MADQKRKIALLVALALAGAALFVGWGLVREKGGGDVLVANGTIEATEVEVSSKLPGRLAQLLVKEGDQVQANQVIARLDTSEIEAEVTQAQAALAMAGAQLKELLAGSRLQEIEEARANLQQAEDNLKLAKDEWDRFDNLFKEGAISAQERDQAKNKVEVASSQVRATRERYELVRVGPRPETIEAARHERDRAKATLGMAQVRLRDSTILAPLTAIVLTKRAEQGEVVNPGFPIVILIDPDDLWLRVYIPESEIGLVSIGQEASVAVDSFPNRRFEGKVVEISSKAEFTPRTVQTKKERVNLVFGVKIRLNNHERLLKSGMPADAEIKTGGEGSQRTGRLPSADWSRLNG from the coding sequence GTGGCGGATCAGAAACGAAAGATAGCGTTGCTTGTTGCGCTGGCATTGGCCGGTGCTGCACTCTTCGTCGGCTGGGGGCTGGTCCGCGAAAAGGGGGGCGGCGACGTCCTTGTGGCGAATGGGACGATCGAGGCTACCGAGGTCGAGGTCAGCTCGAAGCTGCCGGGTCGTCTCGCCCAGCTCCTGGTGAAGGAGGGCGACCAAGTCCAGGCCAATCAGGTCATCGCTCGTCTCGACACCTCTGAGATCGAGGCAGAAGTGACGCAAGCGCAGGCGGCGCTGGCCATGGCCGGGGCGCAGCTCAAAGAGCTGCTCGCAGGCTCGCGCCTTCAAGAGATCGAAGAGGCGCGCGCCAACCTGCAGCAGGCGGAGGATAACCTGAAGCTGGCCAAGGATGAGTGGGACCGATTCGATAACCTCTTCAAAGAGGGGGCCATCTCAGCGCAAGAGCGAGACCAGGCCAAGAACAAGGTCGAGGTAGCGTCAAGCCAGGTTAGGGCAACCCGCGAACGGTACGAATTGGTCCGAGTGGGTCCTCGACCGGAGACGATCGAGGCAGCTCGTCATGAACGTGATCGGGCAAAGGCGACGCTCGGAATGGCCCAGGTCCGACTTCGCGATAGCACCATCCTTGCGCCACTTACGGCCATCGTCCTGACCAAGCGAGCCGAGCAGGGAGAGGTTGTTAATCCCGGGTTTCCCATTGTGATCCTCATCGATCCCGATGATCTGTGGCTGCGTGTCTACATCCCGGAGTCGGAGATCGGGCTGGTGAGTATCGGCCAGGAGGCGTCAGTCGCTGTCGATTCATTCCCGAATCGGCGCTTCGAGGGGAAGGTGGTCGAGATCAGCTCGAAGGCCGAATTTACCCCTCGCACAGTTCAGACCAAGAAGGAGCGTGTGAACCTGGTCTTTGGGGTCAAGATCCGCCTGAATAATCACGAGCGCTTGCTGAAGTCGGGGATGCCGGCCGATGCCGAGATCAAGACAGGAGGCGAAGGATCGCAGCGAACCGGCCGTTTGCCGTCCGCCGATTGGAGTCGTCTCAATGGCTGA
- the ligA gene encoding DNA ligase (Polydeoxyribonucleotide synthase [NAD+]) (Evidence 2a : Function of homologous gene experimentally demonstrated in an other organism; PubMedId : 1526462; Product type e : enzyme) produces MSGISILRAQVDDLRQLIRRHEYLYYVLDRPEITDAEFDTLYQRLQTLETQHPELITPDSPTQRVGGRPVEGFASVQHKAAMLSLDNAYNAEELREFEARIKRALPGERFTYVVEPKVDGLSVALLYEGGRLVRGATRGDGRYGEDVTQNLMTVRGIPRYLHGPLAACAALEVRGEIFIWRQAFEKLNRELEAEGEEPFANPRNAAAGSVRQKDPRITEVRRLDIFIYGVSYAEPDPFTEHWQTMGQLLEAGFLLDPQDRKNTLERYRRRCADIDGVIQAYLEIEAARDEIGCDCDGVVVKVDAIEQQRRLGSTTHHPRWAVAYKFPARQATSIIRKIDVNVGRTGALTPTALLDPVEIAGATISRATLHNADEIERLDIREGDTVLIERAGDVIPHILRVIQEKRPPDSTPFCFPGQCPVCNAQAFRPEGEVVSRCTNSACLARLKESLLHFGARRAMDIEHLGEAVVEQLVDRKLVRELADLYRLDVATLAELERLAQKSATNLHNAIQGSKGRGLSRLLFALGIRYVGEHVATILARHYGSMDRLEQAPEEELAEIFGIGPRIAQSVALYFRQPENRRQIEQLREVGVSMKEAGVTAEPRPLAGKTFVLTGGLEGLTRDEAKELIVRVGGRVTSTVSKKTDFVVVGKDPGSKFDDAKRLGVPTLDEVAFKELVSRGIESKK; encoded by the coding sequence ATGTCGGGTATTTCTATACTCCGCGCACAGGTTGATGATCTCCGACAGCTCATTCGTCGCCATGAATATCTGTATTATGTGCTGGATCGGCCGGAGATCACCGATGCCGAGTTTGATACGCTCTATCAACGCCTGCAAACGCTTGAGACGCAACATCCCGAACTGATTACGCCCGATTCTCCGACCCAACGTGTTGGCGGTCGGCCCGTCGAAGGGTTCGCCTCGGTGCAGCACAAGGCGGCGATGCTCTCGCTGGATAATGCCTACAATGCCGAGGAACTTCGGGAGTTCGAGGCCCGCATCAAGAGGGCGCTCCCAGGCGAGCGGTTTACTTATGTGGTTGAACCGAAGGTTGATGGACTGAGCGTGGCCCTGCTGTATGAGGGCGGGCGGCTGGTGCGGGGCGCCACCAGAGGGGATGGCCGATACGGCGAGGATGTGACACAGAATCTGATGACGGTCAGGGGTATCCCCCGTTACCTGCACGGACCGCTGGCCGCATGTGCCGCCCTGGAGGTGCGCGGCGAGATCTTCATATGGCGTCAGGCGTTTGAAAAGTTGAATCGGGAGCTGGAGGCGGAAGGCGAAGAGCCATTCGCTAATCCCAGGAACGCCGCGGCCGGCTCAGTCCGCCAGAAAGACCCGCGGATCACCGAAGTCCGTCGCCTCGATATCTTTATTTACGGTGTCAGCTATGCCGAGCCTGATCCGTTTACCGAGCATTGGCAGACCATGGGGCAGTTGCTGGAGGCCGGATTCCTTCTCGATCCTCAAGACCGCAAGAACACGCTGGAACGATATCGCCGTCGTTGCGCCGATATCGATGGAGTCATTCAGGCTTATCTCGAGATCGAGGCCGCGCGAGATGAGATCGGGTGCGACTGCGACGGCGTTGTGGTCAAGGTCGATGCGATCGAGCAGCAACGGCGGCTCGGCTCGACCACCCACCATCCCAGGTGGGCCGTCGCCTATAAGTTCCCGGCGCGGCAGGCGACCAGTATCATCAGAAAGATCGACGTCAACGTGGGGAGGACGGGGGCGCTGACGCCGACCGCCCTGCTCGATCCCGTAGAGATTGCCGGCGCTACGATCAGCAGGGCGACGCTGCACAATGCTGATGAGATCGAGCGCCTCGACATTCGCGAGGGGGACACCGTCCTGATCGAACGAGCCGGTGATGTGATCCCGCACATTTTGCGGGTGATTCAAGAAAAGCGGCCCCCTGACAGCACACCATTTTGCTTTCCCGGCCAATGCCCGGTCTGTAACGCCCAGGCCTTCCGACCCGAGGGCGAGGTAGTCAGCCGCTGCACCAACTCTGCCTGCTTAGCCCGGCTGAAAGAGTCGCTGCTGCACTTCGGCGCGAGAAGGGCGATGGACATCGAACATCTGGGCGAGGCGGTAGTGGAGCAGCTTGTCGATCGGAAACTGGTCAGGGAGCTCGCCGACCTGTACCGACTTGATGTGGCCACCCTCGCCGAGCTTGAACGACTGGCACAGAAGTCGGCGACGAATCTGCATAACGCAATCCAGGGCAGCAAGGGACGCGGACTGAGTCGCCTGTTATTCGCGCTGGGAATCCGCTATGTGGGCGAGCACGTCGCCACAATCCTGGCCCGGCATTACGGCTCGATGGATCGGCTGGAGCAGGCGCCGGAGGAGGAGCTGGCCGAGATTTTTGGTATCGGTCCCCGCATCGCCCAGAGTGTGGCGCTCTATTTTCGTCAGCCGGAGAACCGCCGCCAGATCGAACAGTTGCGTGAAGTGGGTGTCAGCATGAAGGAGGCGGGGGTCACGGCGGAGCCTCGCCCCCTGGCGGGCAAAACCTTCGTCTTGACGGGCGGACTCGAAGGGCTGACTCGCGACGAAGCCAAAGAGCTGATCGTCCGAGTTGGTGGCCGCGTAACTTCAACGGTAAGTAAGAAGACTGACTTTGTTGTCGTCGGCAAAGACCCCGGCAGCAAGTTCGACGACGCCAAGCGCCTCGGCGTCCCCACCCTCGACGAAGTTGCATTCAAGGAACTGGTTAGTCGAGGAATAGAATCAAAGAAGTAA
- a CDS encoding exported protein of unknown function (Evidence 5 : No homology to any previously reported sequences) has translation MKQYLSKLVVMALVIGGLVAIAHPALAWVRVGINVGVPYPVVVARAPVVAPAPGWRMRPAPVYYQSVWVPGHVNRWGVRVPGHWR, from the coding sequence ATGAAACAGTATCTGTCGAAACTGGTCGTCATGGCGCTCGTAATCGGTGGATTGGTTGCCATCGCTCACCCGGCTCTGGCATGGGTCCGAGTTGGGATCAACGTCGGGGTCCCGTACCCGGTAGTCGTCGCTCGCGCTCCTGTTGTGGCGCCGGCTCCCGGATGGCGTATGCGACCTGCGCCTGTCTATTATCAGTCTGTCTGGGTTCCTGGACACGTCAACCGATGGGGTGTCCGAGTCCCTGGCCACTGGCGGTAA
- a CDS encoding conserved protein of unknown function (Evidence 4 : Homologs of previously reported genes of unknown function) yields MVEATVLQQLEKLADQLGVKVLYENLDQQEFVVRSGACTLRGQLVVIIDHRLAPGNRIQVLADCLSRFDLSAIYLVPAVRELIEARRATPPAT; encoded by the coding sequence ATGGTCGAGGCAACGGTTCTCCAACAGCTTGAAAAGTTAGCTGACCAGCTTGGCGTAAAGGTCCTCTACGAGAACCTGGATCAGCAGGAATTCGTCGTGAGAAGCGGCGCCTGCACGCTGCGGGGGCAGCTTGTAGTCATCATTGATCACCGCCTTGCGCCGGGCAATCGAATCCAGGTCCTCGCCGATTGCCTGTCACGATTCGACCTATCTGCCATCTATCTGGTTCCGGCTGTTCGTGAATTGATTGAAGCGCGACGAGCTACGCCGCCTGCGACATAG
- the pyrR gene encoding Bifunctional protein pyrR [Includes: Pyrimidine operon regulatory protein; Uracil phosphoribosyltransferase (UPRTase)] — MVRGFFCAHKLEAQLNEKAQILDSTTIQRAVTRIAHEIVERNNGTENLVLIGLRSRGVDLARRIAKELTLIAGTEAPVGALDVTLYRDDLDKVGPQPVVRKTEIPFSINEKKVVLVDDVLYTGRTIRAALDGLIDLGRPRLIQLAVLVDRGHRELPVRADYVGKNVPTSRQEQIQVLLTEEDGEDKVVIMEQ, encoded by the coding sequence ATGGTGAGGGGGTTTTTTTGTGCGCATAAACTGGAGGCTCAACTGAACGAAAAGGCCCAAATTCTGGACTCGACGACAATCCAGCGGGCGGTCACCAGGATCGCCCACGAGATCGTCGAGCGAAACAACGGAACAGAGAATCTGGTCCTGATCGGTCTCCGCAGCCGGGGGGTAGATCTGGCGAGGCGAATCGCCAAGGAGCTCACGCTTATTGCCGGGACCGAGGCGCCAGTCGGGGCCCTGGACGTGACCCTCTATCGCGACGATCTAGATAAGGTTGGACCGCAGCCGGTGGTTCGAAAGACTGAGATTCCATTTTCGATCAACGAAAAAAAGGTGGTGTTGGTGGATGATGTCCTCTACACCGGTCGGACCATTCGGGCAGCCCTGGACGGCCTGATCGACCTTGGGCGGCCCCGTCTCATTCAGCTTGCCGTCCTCGTCGATCGGGGTCATCGCGAACTGCCGGTTCGGGCCGATTATGTCGGCAAGAATGTCCCTACCTCCCGACAGGAGCAGATTCAGGTCCTGCTGACTGAAGAGGACGGGGAAGACAAAGTCGTCATCATGGAACAGTAG
- the pyrB gene encoding aspartate carbamoyltransferase (catalytic subunit) (Evidence 2a : Function of homologous gene experimentally demonstrated in an other organism; PubMedId : 10318893, 2271528; Product type e : enzyme) — translation MGLAHKDLLSIRELTSDEIRLILDTAESMKEVARRDIKKVPALRGKTMINLFYESSTRTRTSFEIAGKWLSADVINVSTSASSVTKGESLKDTGLTLQAMHPDIVVLRHPAAGTAQFLAERLTASVINAGDGAHEHPSQALLDLFTIREKAGRLEGLKAAIIGDIAHSRVARSNIHGMQRMGMEVRVAGPRTMLPRFIERLGVEVFTNLDRAVADVDVIMMLRLQTERQQTGLFPSLREYSRLFGLTAERLKAARPDVLIMHPGPMNRGVEIAPDVADGPYSLILNQVENGLAVRMALLYLFAGSGQAG, via the coding sequence ATGGGCCTCGCACACAAAGATCTGTTGAGTATTCGGGAACTGACGTCGGACGAGATCCGGCTGATCCTGGATACCGCCGAGTCGATGAAAGAGGTGGCCCGTCGCGACATCAAGAAGGTGCCGGCTCTGCGTGGCAAGACGATGATCAACCTGTTCTACGAGTCCAGTACCCGGACCCGTACATCGTTTGAAATCGCCGGGAAGTGGCTGAGCGCCGACGTCATCAACGTCTCCACCTCGGCCAGTTCGGTGACCAAGGGGGAGAGTTTAAAGGACACGGGTCTCACGCTGCAGGCGATGCACCCGGATATCGTTGTTCTCCGCCATCCGGCGGCAGGCACGGCTCAGTTTCTGGCCGAGCGGCTGACTGCATCGGTTATCAACGCCGGGGACGGCGCCCACGAGCACCCCAGCCAAGCCCTGCTCGACCTGTTCACCATCAGGGAGAAAGCAGGACGGCTGGAGGGACTCAAGGCCGCCATTATCGGAGACATCGCCCACAGTCGGGTCGCCAGGAGCAATATCCACGGGATGCAACGAATGGGAATGGAGGTGCGAGTCGCAGGACCCCGGACGATGCTGCCCCGTTTTATCGAACGACTTGGGGTTGAGGTCTTTACGAACCTCGATCGAGCCGTCGCCGACGTCGATGTCATTATGATGCTCAGGCTGCAAACCGAGCGTCAACAGACCGGACTGTTCCCTTCGCTACGGGAGTACTCGCGCCTGTTCGGCCTGACCGCAGAGCGGCTCAAGGCCGCAAGGCCTGATGTGCTGATCATGCATCCAGGCCCTATGAATCGGGGCGTCGAGATTGCGCCGGATGTTGCCGACGGCCCCTACTCGCTGATCCTCAATCAGGTCGAGAACGGCTTGGCCGTGCGGATGGCTCTGCTCTATCTCTTCGCCGGCAGTGGGCAGGCAGGATAG